From Panicum hallii strain FIL2 chromosome 2, PHallii_v3.1, whole genome shotgun sequence, a single genomic window includes:
- the LOC112879745 gene encoding auxin-responsive protein SAUR36-like produces MVSAKRLVQMAKKWQRIAALARKRITSPAKETEGSPGSTSSVASKGHCVVYSADGGRFEVPLAYLGTAIFGELLSLSQDEFGFAGDDGRITLPCDAAVMEYVMCLLRRDASEEVLRAFLSSMARPCHCGNGLGQYVGVSHQVAVPSF; encoded by the coding sequence ATGGTCAGTGCCAAGAGACTTGTTCAAATGGCGAAGAAGTGGCAGAGAATTGCGGCCCTCGCGAGGAAGCGGATCACGTCGCCGGCGAAAGAAACCGAAGGGTCGCCGGGCAGCACGTCGTCGGTGGCCAGCAAGGGCCACTGCGTGGTGTACTCGGCCGACGGCGGGCGGTTTGAGGTCCCGCTGGCGTACCTCGGCACAGCCATCTTTGGCGAGCTCCTGAGCCTTTCGCAGGACGAGTTCGGGTTCGCCGGCGATGACGGCAGGATCACGCTGCCTTGCGATGCTGCCGTGATGGAGTACGTGATGTGTTTGCTCAGAAGAGACGCATCAGAAGAGGTCCTGAGGGCGTTCCTGAGCTCCATGGCGAGGCCTTGCCACTGTGGAAATGGCTTGGGTCAATATGTGGGAGTTAGCCACCAAGTTGCTGTTCCTAGCTTCTGA
- the LOC112881184 gene encoding enoyl-CoA hydratase 2, peroxisomal-like — protein MHCPRLRALFRRRCTMAMARSASAMPPAVKAIDPAMIVSHKFPEVTFGYDERDVALYSLGVGACSADAEDEKELQLVYQRNGQSSIKVLPTFVSSFIFKSGNGLRLDVPGLNYDPKFLLHGQHYIEIYGPIPSRASVANKIKIAGLHDRGMAAVLELEILTCLEVSDDVLCMNRSTIYLRGAGGFSNSSRPFSYATYAANEVSNVTFPDSTPSAVYEDCTQNFQA, from the exons ATGCATTGTCCTCGTCTCCGAGCACTGTTTCGACGGCGCTGCACCATGGCCATGGCGCGCTCCGCCTCGGCGATGCCCCCCGCTGTCAAGGCCATTGACCCTGCCATGATTGTTTCTCACAAGTTCCCCGAG GTCACGTTCGGGTACGACGAGAG GGATGTGGCCCTGTACTCACTAGGTGTGGGAGCTTGTAGTGCAGATGCAGAGGATGAGAAGGAGCTTCAGCTGGTGTACCAAAGGAATGGCCAGTCTTCCATTAAG GTTTTACCTACTTTTGTTTCTTCATTTATTTTCAAAAGTGGCAATGGACTCCGCTTGGATGTGCCTGGGCTCAA TTATGACCCAAAATTTTTACTGCATGGCCAACATTACATAGAGATATATGGGCCAATTCCTTCACGAGCCAGT GTTGCTAACAAAATTAAAATAGCTGGCTTGCATGACCGAG GGATGGCAGCTGTTCTTGAACTTGAAATACTAACCTGCCTTGAAGTTTCTGATGACGTATTGTGTATGAATAG GAGTACTATCTACTTGCGTGGAGCTGGAGGCTTCTCCAACTCTTCCCGGCCGTTCTCATACGCAACTTACGCTGCCAATGAAGTTTCAAATGTTACATTTCCAGATTCCACGCCTTCTGCGGTATATGAAGACTGCACACAGAATTTCCAGGCATGA
- the LOC112882208 gene encoding enoyl-CoA hydratase 2, peroxisomal-like isoform X2 — MATSSKPAAAVDPEVALAHRFPEVSFDYDEREVALYALGIGACGDDAVDGKELHFVYHRDGQPHIKVLPTFVSLFPNKNSNGLGFVDVPGLNFDASLLLHGQQYIEIYRPIPSSASVVNKVKVAGLHDKGKATILELETTTSLRESGEILCMNRSTIYLRGAGGFSDSSQPYTYATYPANQVHRISIPNSAPSAVYDDQTKQSQALLYRLSGDYNPLHSDPDIAQVAGFTRPILHGLCTLGFAARAVIKSFCNGEPAAVKSIFGRFLLHVYPGETLSTEMWLDGQKVHYQTKVKERNRAVLSGYVLLQHIPSSL, encoded by the exons ATGGCGACGAGCTCCAAACCCGCCGCGGCTGTGGACCCCGAGGTCGCGCTCGCCCACAGGTTCCCCGAG GTCTCCTTCGACTACGACGAGAG GGAGGTGGCGCTGTACGCGCTCGGCATCGGGGCCTGCGGCGACGACGCCGTCGACGGCAAGGAGCTACACTTCGTGTACCACAGGGACGGGCAGCCACACATTAAG GTTCTTCCGACTTTTGTTTCTTTATTTCCCAACAAAAACAGCAATGGGCTTGGATTTGTTGATGTGCCTGGCCTTAA CTTCGATGCAAGCCTTCTATTGCATGGTCAACAATACATAGAGATCTACAGGCCAATTCCTTCTTCTGCCAGT GTTGTAAACAAGGTTAAAGTAGCTGGTTTGCACGATAAAG GGAAAGCAACTATTCTTGAGCTCGAAACTACCACAAGTCTCAGAGAGTCTGGGGAAATTTTATGCATGAACAG GAGTACTATCTACTTGCGTGGTGCTGGAGGGTTTTCAGACTCTTCACAGCCATATACTTATGCTACTTATCCTGCTAATCAAGTTCATCGCATTTCTATTCCAAATTCGGCACCTTCTGCAGTATATGACGACCAAACAAAGCAATCTCAG GCATTATTATACAGGTTATCTGGGGATTACAATCCTTtgcattcagatcctgatatTGCACAGGTTGCAGG GTTCACTCGCCCAATCCTGCACGGCCTCTGCACCCTAGGATTCGCTGCTCGCGCTGTCATCAAATCTTTCTGCAACGGTGAGCCAGCTGCGGTGAAGAGCATCTTCGGCAGGTTCCTCCTGCACGTCTACCCCGGGGAGACGTTATCCACTGAAATGTGGCTCGACGGCCAGAA GGTGCACTATCAAACGAAGGTCAAGGAGAGGAACCGTGCCGTGCTGTCTGGATATGTGTTGCTCCAACACATCCCCTCATCATTGTAA
- the LOC112881185 gene encoding auxin-responsive protein SAUR36-like has translation MAALRRKRLAMKSSKEAEGCSTAVAGKGHCVMYTADGTRFEVPLVYLGKTVFSELLRISGEEFGFTSDDGRITLPCDATVMEYILCLLRRSASTEVENALLSSMAIPSLGIASHQHTVCSY, from the coding sequence ATGGCAGCCCTCAGGAGGAAGCGGCTTGCCATGAAATcatcaaaagaagccgaaggatGCTCAACAGCAGTGGCAGGCAAAGGCCACTGCGTCATGTACACTGCCGATGGGACGCGGTTCGAGGTGCCATTGGTGTACCTTGGAAAAACAGTCTTCAGTGAGCTCCTGAGGATTTCTGGGGAGGAGTTTGGATTCACAAGTGATGATGGAAGGATCACATTGCCTTGTGATGCCACAGTGATGGAGTACATCTTGTGCTTGCTTAGAAGAAGTGCTTCGACAGAGGTTGAGAATGCATTGTTGAGCTCCATGGCCATACCATCTCTTGGGATAGCTAGCCACCAACATACTGTCTGCAGCTACTGA
- the LOC112882583 gene encoding cation/H(+) antiporter 15-like, with protein sequence MQPIKCDSTVKNVALDTLFLIVLQAAVVIALGKFIHLGLRRHNLPSATSQILAGIIVGSLGLHDMIVHVDVANAEDTYGGYVSEARIFYMFYVGLEADVAALWNDIRRATIFTYASVATCLLLAAFVSGGMYGSMMHTPVRSPELLAAVLMLSIADTASVDVSRMASEMRLTATPSGRLVVATAIATNIICIVGEGVFSCMKLASTRILDYSAPQRLGLGILSLVKVGVAVLLLQPVVALINRRNAGRHRVGNWELVLLLVAVHFIGNFPQRVGFDGMPVSLLLGLAFPREGPVARSIMDALEYPLHALVLPFYFGAMGMRLNFSAMSGAILVPAILLTLLGLIGKCAGTMGAARFLKIPATDALRFGVLLNMKGHVNMIDMNLASSEGIWAEQALMAMVVGSMISTIIAGPVFAVVFRKEKEAYECSHQALEDMAPDQELRMLACVHGPHGAPGMLSLLELLGSKPREQPAIHVIHFYDVARKNAAPRQYHRRVQDSEHKLMDRRKEATTQVNWAVDVFTCATGLVIRQVDAGDRGSAANAKTVRRWTEDVRPGILLLPYHREQHYDGTMVCRREERRHLNVKVLERAPCTAAILADRPFRRCGTSLQLPTKISTSTEAAGNQQGDEKVTIHIAAVFLGGPDDREAVALACRLAKNDSVRLTVVRFVLCGNTREHDRLATTSPDIDGEVSVVVQDTDEECVSAFHREYVARERAAYAEKAVTGPMDVVEALRGMAGAFALVVAGRGGRQPAELVVGLEGWTECAEVGPIGEILASDPSLEMGSVLVVQQKTAPPFHLDLPEPAPTPAT encoded by the exons ATGCAACCCATCAAGTGCGACAGCACCGTGAAGAACGTGGCGCTGGACACGCTGTTCCTCATCGTCCTCCAGGCCGCCGTCGTCATCGCGCTCGGCAAGTTCATCCACCTCGGCCTCCGCCGCCACAACCTGCCCAGCGCCACCTCCCAGATCCTG GCGGGGATCATCGTGGGGAGCCTGGGCCTGCACGACATGATCGTGCACGTCGACGTCGCGAACGCGGAGGACACCTACGGTGGCTACGTGTCGGAGGCGCGCATCTTCTACATGTTCTACGTCGGGCTGGAGGCGGACGTCGCCGCGCTGTGGAACGACATCCGCCGGGCCACCATCTTCACGTACGCCAGCGTCGCCACCTGCCTGCTCCTCGCGGCCTTCGTCTCCGGCGGCATGTACGGCAGCATGATGCACACCCCGGTCAGGTCGCCCGAGCTGCTGGCCGCGGTGCTCATGCTGTCCATCGCCGACACCGCCTCCGTCGACGTCTCGCGGATGGCCAGCGAGATGAGGCTCACGGCCACGCCCAGCGGTCGGCTCGTCGTCGCCACGGCGATCGCGACCAACATCATCTGCATCGTCGGCGAGGGGGTCTTCTCGTGCATGAAGCTCGCCTCCACCCGGATCCTGGACTACAGCGCCCCGCAGCGGCTGGGGCTGGGCATCCTCTCACTCGTCAAGGTGGGCGTCGCGGTGCTGCTGCTCCAGCCGGTGGTGGCGCTCATCAACCGGCGCAACGCGGGGCGGCACCGCGTCGGGAACTGGGAGCTGGTGCTGCTGCTCGTCGCCGTGCACTTCATCGGCAACTTCCCGCAGCGCGTGGGGTTCGACGGGATGCCGGTGAGCCTCCTGCTGGGGCTGGCGTTCCCGAGGGAAGGGCCCGTGGCGAGGAGCATCATGGACGCGCTCGAGTACCCGCTCCACGCCCTGGTGCTGCCCTTCTATTTCGGCGCCATGGGGATGCGACTAAACTTCAGCGCCATGTCGGGCGCCATCCTGGTCCCCGCGATCCTCCTCACGCTGCTCGGCCTCATCGGCAAGTGCGCCGGCACCATGGGCGCCGCCAGGTTCCTCAAGATCCCGGCCACCGACGCCCTCCGCTTCGGCGTCCTGCTCAACATGAAGGGCCACGTCAACATGATCGACATGAACCTCGCCAGTTCCGAAGGG ATCTGGGCGGAGCAGGCGCTGATGGCGATGGTCGTCGGCAGCATGATCAGCACCATCATCGCCGGGCCGGTGTTCGCCGTGGTGTTCCGCAAGGAGAAGGAAGCGTACGAGTGCAGCCACCAGGCGCTGGAAGACATGGCCCCGGACCAGGAGCTGCGCATGCTCGCTTGCGTGCACGGCCCGCACGGCGCGCCGGGCATGCTCAGCCTGCTCGAGCTGCTGGGGAGCAAGCCCCGCGAGCAGCCCGCCATCCACGTCATCCATTTCTACGACGTCGCGCGCAAGAACGCCGCCCCCAGGCAGTACCACAGGCGGGTCCAGGACAGCGAGCACAAGCTCATGGACCGCCGCAAGGAAGCCACCACGCAGGTGAATTGGGCCGTCGACGTGTTCACCTGCGCCACCGGCCTCGTCATCCGCCAGGTCGACGCCGGCGACCGCGGCAGCGCGGCGAACGCCAAGACCGTCCGCCGCTGGACGGAGGACGTCCGCCCTGGCATCCTGCTGCTTCCCTACCACAGAGAGCAGCACTACGACGGCACCATGGTCTGCCGGCGCGAGGAGCGCCGCCACCTCAACGTCAAGGTGCTAGAGCGCGCGCCGTGCACCGCGGCCATCCTCGCCGACCGCCCGTTCCGGAGATGCGGCACCAGCCTCCAGCTGCCGACCAAGATATCCACAAGCACGGAGGCCGCGGGGAACCAGCAGGGCGACGAGAAGGTGACGATCCACATCGCTGCCGTCTTCCTCGGCGGCCCGGATGACCGCGAGGCCGTGGCCCTCGCCTGCCGCCTCGCCAAGAACGACTCAGTCCGCCTGACAGTCGTCCGCTTCGTGCTCTGTGGAAACACGCGCGAGCACGACCGCCTGGCGACGACGAGCCCGGACATCGACGGGGAGGTGTCGGTGGTGGTCCAAGACACGGACGAGGAGTGCGTGTCGGCGTTCCACCGCGAGTACGTTGCGAGGGAGCGCGCGGCGTACGCGGAGAAGGCGGTGACGGGGCCCATGGACGTGGTGGAGGCGCTGCGCGGGATGGCCGGCGCGTTCGCTTtggtggtggcggggcgcggcgggcggcagccGGCGGAGCTGGTGGTGGGTCTGGAAGGGTGGACGGAGTGCGCCGAGGTGGGCCCGATCGGGGAGATCCTGGCCTCGGACCCGTCGCTGGAGATGGGCTCCGTGCTTGTCGTGCAGCAGAAGACAGCGCCCCCGTTCCACCTGGACCTGCCGGAGCCTGCGCCGACGCCGGCAACCTGA
- the LOC112883220 gene encoding auxin-responsive protein SAUR36-like, whose protein sequence is MVSAKRLVQMAKKWQRMAALARKRITSPAKETQGSSCSTSSVAGKGHCVVYSADGRRFEVPLVYLSTAIFGELLSLSQEEFGFAGDDGRIRLPCDAAVMEYVMCLLGRDASEEVLRAFLSSMVRPCHCGNGLAQSMSVSQQVAVSSF, encoded by the coding sequence ATGGTCAGTGCCAAGAGACTTGTTCAAATGGCGAAGAAATGGCAGAGAATGGCAGCCCTCGCGAGGAAGCGGATCACGTCGCCGGCGAAAGAAACCCAAGGGTCGTCGTGCAGCACGTCGTCGGTGGCCGGCAAGGGCCACTGCGTGGTGTACTCTGCCGACGGCCGGCGGTTCGAGGTCCCGCTGGTGTACCTCAGCACAGCGATCTTCGGCGAGCTCCTGAGCCTGTCGCAGGAGGAGTTCGGATTCGCCGGTGATGACGGCAGGATCAGGCTTCCCTGCGACGCTGCCGTGATGGAGTACGTGATGTGTTTGCTCGGAAGGGACGCATCAGAAGAGGTGCTGAGGGCGTTCCTGAGCTCCATGGTGAGGCCTTGCCACTGTGGAAATGGCTTGGCGCAATCCATGAGTGTTAGCCAGCAAGTTGCTGTTTCTAGCTTCTGA
- the LOC112882208 gene encoding enoyl-CoA hydratase 2, peroxisomal-like isoform X1, which translates to MATSSKPAAAVDPEVALAHRFPEVSFDYDEREVALYALGIGACGDDAVDGKELHFVYHRDGQPHIKVLPTFVSLFPNKNSNGLGFVDVPGLNFDASLLLHGQQYIEIYRPIPSSASVVNKVKVAGLHDKGKATILELETTTSLRESGEILCMNRSTIYLRGAGGFSDSSQPYTYATYPANQVHRISIPNSAPSAVYDDQTKQSQALLYRLSGDYNPLHSDPDIAQVAGFTRPILHGLCTLGFAARAVIKSFCNGEPAAVKSIFGRFLLHVYPGETLSTEMWLDGQKVHYQTKVKERNRAVLSGYVLLQHIPSSLAETEGRRSVGHIHDDAGCGAKADGETGVVVG; encoded by the exons ATGGCGACGAGCTCCAAACCCGCCGCGGCTGTGGACCCCGAGGTCGCGCTCGCCCACAGGTTCCCCGAG GTCTCCTTCGACTACGACGAGAG GGAGGTGGCGCTGTACGCGCTCGGCATCGGGGCCTGCGGCGACGACGCCGTCGACGGCAAGGAGCTACACTTCGTGTACCACAGGGACGGGCAGCCACACATTAAG GTTCTTCCGACTTTTGTTTCTTTATTTCCCAACAAAAACAGCAATGGGCTTGGATTTGTTGATGTGCCTGGCCTTAA CTTCGATGCAAGCCTTCTATTGCATGGTCAACAATACATAGAGATCTACAGGCCAATTCCTTCTTCTGCCAGT GTTGTAAACAAGGTTAAAGTAGCTGGTTTGCACGATAAAG GGAAAGCAACTATTCTTGAGCTCGAAACTACCACAAGTCTCAGAGAGTCTGGGGAAATTTTATGCATGAACAG GAGTACTATCTACTTGCGTGGTGCTGGAGGGTTTTCAGACTCTTCACAGCCATATACTTATGCTACTTATCCTGCTAATCAAGTTCATCGCATTTCTATTCCAAATTCGGCACCTTCTGCAGTATATGACGACCAAACAAAGCAATCTCAG GCATTATTATACAGGTTATCTGGGGATTACAATCCTTtgcattcagatcctgatatTGCACAGGTTGCAGG GTTCACTCGCCCAATCCTGCACGGCCTCTGCACCCTAGGATTCGCTGCTCGCGCTGTCATCAAATCTTTCTGCAACGGTGAGCCAGCTGCGGTGAAGAGCATCTTCGGCAGGTTCCTCCTGCACGTCTACCCCGGGGAGACGTTATCCACTGAAATGTGGCTCGACGGCCAGAA GGTGCACTATCAAACGAAGGTCAAGGAGAGGAACCGTGCCGTGCTGTCTGGATATGTGTTGCTCCAACACATCCCCTCATCATT AGCTGAAACGGAGGGCCGGAGGAGCGTCGGCCACATCCACGACGACGCAGGCTGCGGCGCCAAAGCGGATGGAGAAACGGGAGTCGTAGTCGGCTAG